A portion of the Nitratidesulfovibrio termitidis HI1 genome contains these proteins:
- a CDS encoding phosphotransacetylase family protein, with protein MAAGIYVGSTAGYSGKNMVIMGLGLRLQKDGYNVGYMKPVGAMPQERGGVLGDEDAFFVQDVLGLEEPSNLVTPVLVTQDFKVRAFSGQCEDYMPGIVDAYNQLASRHDVMVVAGSGSMYSGRYCNVDGIRVVKELGLKAVIIDRLHKELNYDYLVVLKDTLGDNLAGVVLNDIPANFMNEVEGLIKPFLERNGVRVVGVIPKDPLMGAIKVGDLAERLGGKVISAQNKSDKVVENFLIGTMQVENFMTHFRKNKNSAVIVGGDRSDVQLVALEGNCPCLVLTGNLYPNDIILTRSEVLNIPIVVVRDDTYTVAKKMEVILSRHKLRDVIKIRQGAQLVSSSIDFAYVKEAAGL; from the coding sequence GGCGGGCATCTACGTGGGTTCCACGGCCGGGTATTCCGGCAAGAACATGGTGATCATGGGCCTTGGCCTGCGCCTGCAGAAGGATGGCTACAACGTGGGCTACATGAAGCCCGTGGGCGCCATGCCGCAGGAACGCGGCGGCGTGCTGGGCGACGAGGACGCCTTCTTCGTGCAGGACGTGCTGGGGCTGGAAGAACCATCCAACCTGGTCACTCCGGTGCTGGTCACCCAGGACTTCAAGGTGCGGGCCTTCAGCGGCCAGTGCGAAGACTACATGCCCGGCATCGTCGATGCCTACAACCAGCTTGCCAGCCGCCACGACGTGATGGTGGTGGCCGGTTCCGGCAGCATGTATTCGGGCCGCTACTGCAATGTGGACGGCATCCGCGTGGTCAAGGAACTGGGGCTGAAGGCCGTCATCATCGACCGCCTGCACAAGGAACTGAACTACGACTACCTGGTGGTGCTCAAGGATACCCTGGGCGACAACCTGGCAGGCGTGGTGCTGAACGACATCCCCGCCAACTTCATGAACGAGGTGGAGGGGCTGATCAAGCCGTTCCTGGAGCGCAACGGCGTGCGCGTGGTGGGCGTCATCCCCAAGGACCCGCTGATGGGGGCCATCAAGGTGGGCGACCTGGCCGAACGGCTGGGCGGCAAGGTCATCTCGGCCCAGAACAAGTCCGACAAGGTGGTGGAAAACTTCCTCATCGGCACCATGCAGGTCGAAAACTTCATGACCCACTTCCGCAAGAACAAGAATTCCGCCGTCATCGTGGGGGGGGACCGGTCAGACGTGCAACTGGTGGCGCTGGAAGGCAACTGCCCGTGCCTGGTGCTGACCGGCAACCTGTACCCCAACGACATCATCCTTACCCGGTCCGAAGTGCTGAACATTCCCATCGTGGTGGTGCGCGACGACACGTACACCGTGGCCAAGAAGATGGAAGTCATCCTTTCGCGCCACAAGCTGCGCGACGTGATCAAGATCAGGCAGGGCGCGCAACTCGTCAGCTCCTCCATCGACTTCGCCTACGTCAAGGAAGCGGCAGGCCTGTAA